The DNA window AGTGGAATCATGACAAAGAGACTCCCCAGCAAGGTACTTGCCACAATACAGTCATAAGCAGACTCAAGCACCGGGTCAGTATCATCATCAATTGGAAGCCGATACCTGAATGCAGCCTACAATAAATCATAAGCATAAGTTACATTAGTTCTAAATAGGATCAACCACAAATTTCTCAAATATGAAACATGGAAGCAGTGGACGATGAGAATTTTTCCAAGGGACTGGTACAAAAAAGCAAGTGTAGTGAATCACAAAGCAATAGATCAACAATCTATGAAACAACAAAATACTTGCCTTCTGAATGCTCATAGCTGTTTCACCCATATAAAATGAACAATTTACGGCTAAGTTCTTCTGTGGACTTTCTGAAACTGCAAAGAAGTTTTTAAAAAATGAGTAGACAAAAACGTACTTTCATTAAAAGGCAACTTTCAACTGTAAATAGTGAATAGATGTTGAGAGACAAAATTAAAAGAAATGCAACTAAACACAGGATATATGCTAGTTGAACAGGAATACTATGAACAAGCCAACAAACGTAATTTCAATATTCCattgaagaaagaaaagggtAGCATCAACATTACACCAAGTGCCTAGTGCCTACCTTCCAATCTTGTGGAAGATAATACAGATATGCTCCCACGCCGATCTGATACCACAGCTGTCTCACAATTTAAAAGTGCAATATCACCCACCAATCTTTGAGCAGGATCAGAATATATCAATTCCAATTTCCTAAGACTCTGATAATAATCAATAAATGAGGAGCCCGGATTAGAACTAACAATAGAGAGAGCCCTATGACATAACAAAACCATAAGGAATGTGTCATTGAATCACCTCATTATAAGAATAGAATAGAACACCATCACGGCAATCACCAACTGCAATCCGTGATGCAAATGTCTTCAAACAAGTTATTGTAAACCTTGTTCTACCAACAGCACATTTTTTCATCCTATGGGGATTTTCATTTGCAAAACCAAATACATAAATCTGTCAAGATcgagaaagaaaaggaacaaATGTTAGCTCACATAAGCAAGTGCAGTCAACCAATCAAGGCACAAAGAAAATGTTTAGCACCACAAAAGAAATGAAAATGAGAAATAGCATCACAAAGGAACAAAGATAGTCAAATGACATAACAGTCACTGTTTCTCCTGGTGAGTAACACTCCTTTTGATATTCCTTCCAAACTTTCTAAAATGACATAGATACTTTTTTTACATCTTCCCAACTCCAGATGCTAAGCCGCAATccttctcccccccccccccccccccaacatgCAGGAGAACTGCGTATTATTGCATTAAGGAACTAAGCTACAGATCTCTACAAGACTCCCAACACATGCACTCATCTATTACAGCACACATTCTTCTGATACTCTCCAAAGATCATGAAGACAAGGACATCATTCTACACACAAGATCCTTATTCTCCAAGATAAATGTTGACTGAGATGTTATCCCCAATTTTGCTTCTATGCTGTGTTACTAATTTCCTTTTAAATAATTTGCCTCAAGAGAGTTCAGTTCCTTTTAACAAAGTTTTGACACAATATAGTGAAAGTTGCATGCAGATATCGTACCGTATTACCGGCAGCTGCCAGCACATAACGATCTAGATATGGGTACACAGCAAGAACTGCACCACTCAATGTAGCATGAGACAATGACCTCAAATGTCCTGCCATTTGTTCAGCTTGAATCTGGTTGCAGCAAAACTCATCAGGACTGCTGCACAGACTGTTACTAGAAAATTCTTCAGTTGTATATCCCATAATCTCGTGGAAAGGAGAGCCAGAATGTGAAGATGGATTAAAACTAGAAGTTGGAATAAATGAACTGCTCTCACGTGGACTTTCAACGGCCTCCAAGCTTAAAACAATCAGGCGCCCCTTGGTACTGCTTTTATCAATAAAGAATAGCCAGTCTTAGCTTCATTCAACTAAAATCACGGATGATCATTGAGAAAAAAAATCAATAAGAATCACAGATAGCTATTTAAACACATCTAGATTCCAGAGTGATGAAGTCAGAAACCTGATGAAGAACAATAATTGTTTCAACATCCAGTTCCAGTTTACAACTTCTACAGCGAGAAACATTTACTATTGATCCCAGACACACTAGTTACAACTTGTACTCTAATGTAACAATGCAGGTTCATGACTTTAATGTTTAAATATGGTATGTGGCATTATTACAAAATTCCAGTGAGAAATGCAAGTTAATTCTCCATAACTCGTGTGCTCCGTATGAGAAAATATAAGACCAACATGGTTTGTAGTTTCAGACGCTTACAGAAATCTAAATCCTTAACAATTCTGGAAACCTTTATATAGAACTTAGTATTATGCTAACTAAAATAGACAAAAAAATTCTCAAACTAACTTCAGGAAATGTTTCTGGCCCAACAAAGAATCACACTGATTTAGTACCATGGTATGAAGTTCATGAATAAAACCTTGCTATTTCATACCGCTGAGTCTAGATTGAAAGGTAAAAGATATCCTCAACAGTTACACTCCACACAAGCAAAAATGTTATGTATTGCAATTTGCAAGTCAAATAAGAAGTATTGCTAATGAATCATAGACATCTGTCAAAACTGTATCAATTTATCAGAAACGATAGATCAGGTGTGAACCTTTCTGCTTCACCATTTGACATCATTGGCCGTCCAGCAGATCTACTAGTTCCAACAACTAAAACTTGATCACTTCCTATTTTTGTAATTTGCATGCACTTTGCTGTTTCACCAGGTTCACATTTATATCTGGAAAGCAATACCCCATTTTGTGGATCTACTTGGACAATATCCGAAGAACATGATGCACCACTTAGCCCAGTTCTTAGTACCAACAGTGTTCTGCTTTCATTATGGTATAGCACTTTCCTTGGAGTTCCCCCAATTGAAAACTTTTGTGCGTTCAATCGCTTCCCATGAACCATTTCAACCTGACAAAGAAGATGGATTACTTTTAACCAATAAAACTGAAATGCAAATGACAGCAGATAAGCACACACATACATGGACACACTTATAGAAACATACACGCGTGAGAACACTACAGGCACACACATAGTGAGAACAAAATAAAACAAACATCACTGGAGTAGTATCTCAAATAGTAGTTCTGAACTAAAACCATGCATTTGATGTTGTACCAGTAAATACTTCACATGACATACACTGAGATACTGATGCACTGCTACTTAAGCATTCTAAATGAAACATGAAACAATAATTCAACAAGGCAATTGCCCAAAACAAAGGTCTCTAGTTGCAGGTTCCAACAATACTAGGAGAGCTAAGAGGTCTGCCACTGCCAATACAGGTGGTCATAAATCCAAGGAAAACTCTAGAATTCATAGATTCTCCCAACGTGAACTGTTAAAACAAAAGGAAATACTGAAGCATGCACCATTGCCAAATTGTTGTTACTGAATATGAATAAATAGAAGAACGAAGGGAAACAAGAGAGAAGGAATAATTTCCTCTTCCACTTATATTTTTCCATTGGAGCATCTAGTTGTATGTGCTTTTGACCAAAATTCTATATTAGACGACCTCAATCAACAGTAATAATTTCTAGTCtgatacttcaactaatttgcATTCAATGTGCTTGTTGCAACAGAAACCAGCCTTTACAACCATACTTATTCAGATATTTATTACCATGCAATTTAATTCAAGTCATTCTACTATGGTTTCCCAGTCCAGTTACTCAGTATGCCCTATAAGAAAGAAAGATGTATGCATATTTTTTGTTTTTGCATGTTTTACCAGTCACAGTAACTTACCAAATGCAAACAGCTGTCAGCAACAAACAGTAGACCATTGGGGCAATCAACAGATGACACTGGTGTCACATGAGAAGCAGGAAGAAACGAAATGGATGAATATGCCAGACTATGTCTGGCCGCATGTAATAGCCAAGGCCTATCACTGAGAACAATGATATCAGCATTAGCTGAATCATGTATTGGTACCAAGAATACAGGAGTAATTCCAATCCTCCGTATCGAAATCAACTGAAGGAATGCAGTAACAGAAGGGATAGAAGAGTCCTTGTAGAAGGAACCAGGAAAATAACGCTCACTTGCTTCTGATTCAAATCTTAGTAGCATTCCATTTCTCAAGCCTGCAAGGATGTAAAACCTCTCAGCCGCAACAAACCTCACGTTTTCAGGTATACAACCACTAACAGGAGCACCAAGCGCATTGTTCACTGATATAGTCCCAATAGTCAGTAACCTTAATGCTTCTCCAGGTTCCACGGAGATGATTTCCACAGAAGGTTTATGAGTTCCGATAACAGCAAACTTGCGGACATTAACATTAGCTGAGGGATTGTTACAAAAATCATCATGCTCTCCACCACTCAATGTTACATTATCAGATCTCAATCCCTCTTGCGGGATAGATATGCACGATACTTCATATTGCAATTGAACATGTTGTCTCTCATACAATTCATACTGGTAAGACGAAGATGATCTAACTCCAAGGACATATAGGCAACAAGGATTTGATGTAGCGACAACAACAATATTATGTCCTACAGCACCAACACTGATAGTGACATCAGGGTACCAGTTGGTGCAAATTGGAGAAGTTAAAGGGGCACCCTCAGGGTGAGCATATACTGTAGGCAAACAGAGCTTTACACCTTTACTGTGAATTTGCACAAGCAAACCATCAGCCAGCAAACCACACGCCAAAGTGCAAACATCAGGCTGGAATCCCACGGCATCACTGATGTCATTAAAACTTAGTCCTACTGACAATATTCTGGTTTCCTCCACAAATGATAACACAAGAAAAGAGTGGTAAGCATCATTTGTCTTCATTCTCAAAGTCCACAATCCAGCAACACCCTGATAAATAGCCTCAGTCCTCAGAAGTTTCTCCACATTGACACCGTTCCGTAAAACTCGCAAAGAGCCCTCAGGGCACATACCACAACATGCAAACATCTGATCCTGTTTCTCACCATGGTAATCAGCAATTGCTAGATCCAATATTGGTGCTACATTCTGAATTGTGCTTTTAAGAAACAATCTACGATGGCCAAGTTTAAAGATCATACCATCCCCCATCTCTACAAATCCTATTATCATTCTATttttcatccacagaagaggtTTGCATGGCAAACTCCTATCAACATACTCAAAGGTGTACAACTTGACTCCTTCAACATCAGAAGTAAATTCCAAAATATGGAATTCTCCATCATCTAAGCAAAATAGAAGCCTTGCCCATCCTTGTCTGATAGGGTCAGGTGGTTCCCAGCTCCATGAGCAAACGATCCTTGATTTCACACTACCTCTGCTGTCAACACCATCAATGTCCATATAACCATCATCCTTCAGTATATTATTTGCAGAATCTCTCAATTCTAGCAAAGCACAAGCAGCCACATCGTCATCAACATCTAATCCTGGACAGGAATCTTCAACAGTGACTGGCTCTCCAATCAGGCTAGTTGTCAAGCTAATTCTTCGGATACAACAGACATTCCTTGGGTTTCTAAGATCCAACAGTAAAGCATCACCAACACGAAACAGAAGTGCAAAGCCAAGCATTTCAGGAATTTCTGATATGTCAATTGCCAATGGTCCGATTTCTGAATAACTAGAGATGTGGCTGATAACACCGCTGCTGGAATCATGTCCAAATAATGACAAGTCATTCACATCAGAGCCCTTCCTGGAATTAATTAAATACAATACTTAAAACCGAATGCCAGAAAATTAGTAAGGTACAAATTGCTAGTTATCAACTATGTGAAATACCAAACAAACCTGTTGATTATCATCGCCAGAACTGGATAGTATTCTTCACCTTGGGATGTCGATATGAAGCGCATGGTCCAAATTGTACCTCGGATGCTGGTCCTAGATGCACCACTTACAGTTCTTACATCCTCTTCATTTTCTGGTGGATAAAAATATTTCTGAAATTATGACATGGAAGATCTTCAAAATCTGGAATAATATAATGTAGATATTAGACTGTGATAAGAAACATGAATCAAGAAAGTCACTAACAACATTCAATGACTCACCTTATCATAAATGGCACCTCTGCCAGAACCATGAGGACTCTGGCACACTGAAATATGTATAAGAGCAAACTTATCCTCATACGCACTGACAGCAACAAAACTAGATCTGACAAGAGAACATGCAGATAAGGTTAAGAAACTTCAGAATAAGAATCTCTTAACTTTAGGTGCTCTGTATGTTGCCAAGCATCAAGGGATAATAAAGAAAAACTTATAGTAAAGGCTTAAAACCTTATTTTACAGAAAAAGCTTCCAGGAAAAAGCGATGCATGTATTAAGAAATACTAGTAGCTAGTCATGATCCATTGAACCCAAGCCACATAAAACCTCAAATCATATTCAAACACCATCTAATGTGGTTCAAATGCTTGGATAAAATTTGACAGTATCTTAACACAAGATACTGACATAAATTGCTAAGCAGCCTGTTGCATGCATGTGCACATAACTAGTGATAACTGTAATTTTTTCCAAACCTCACACAAGCACCAGCTGTCAAGTCAGCATAATTAGACATCAACAAAATGTACAGTTTCTGACAGGAAAGATGAATTTTCGTTATGCCATTAAACCTGGAATAATCTTTAGAATATTTCTACTTAGAAACTGGTCGGCTACAAAAATGATGCAAATGCTGATGATGGGAATACTGCCTTAAATTATGCATGCAACTTTTGCTCAGGACAAGGGATGGCATAACATTGATGATCAAGTAAATGCATAGCACAAATACAGAGAAAAACATCACTGACTAATAGGAGCTAGGTTTAGTTGCATTAGAGAACTTGGTGTATAAAAAAATCTCAGTAGAGAAACTTGCACTTACTCTCGATCTATAGCTAAAACTCTTCCCAGCTGATGCCTCAGATTTCCTGGTTTGGATAACTCAATATTGGCAATTGCGAAGAACCTACAGTAAATTGATATCTGT is part of the Panicum hallii strain FIL2 chromosome 2, PHallii_v3.1, whole genome shotgun sequence genome and encodes:
- the LOC112880072 gene encoding splicing factor 3B subunit 3 isoform X3 translates to MRFISTSQGEEYYPVLAMIINRKGSDVNDLSLFGHDSSSGVISHISSYSEIGPLAIDISEIPEMLGFALLFRVGDALLLDLRNPRNVCCIRRISLTTSLIGEPVTVEDSCPGLDVDDDVAACALLELRDSANNILKDDGYMDIDGVDSRGSVKSRIVCSWSWEPPDPIRQGWARLLFCLDDGEFHILEFTSDVEGVKLYTFEYVDRSLPCKPLLWMKNRMIIGFVEMGDGMIFKLGHRRLFLKSTIQNVAPILDLAIADYHGEKQDQMFACCGMCPEGSLRVLRNGVNVEKLLRTEAIYQGVAGLWTLRMKTNDAYHSFLVLSFVEETRILSVGLSFNDISDAVGFQPDVCTLACGLLADGLLVQIHSKGVKLCLPTVYAHPEGAPLTSPICTNWYPDVTISVGAVGHNIVVVATSNPCCLYVLGVRSSSSYQYELYERQHVQLQYEVSCISIPQEGLRSDNVTLSGGEHDDFCNNPSANVNVRKFAVIGTHKPSVEIISVEPGEALRLLTIGTISVNNALGAPVSGCIPENVRFVAAERFYILAGLRNGMLLRFESEASERYFPGSFYKDSSIPSVTAFLQLISIRRIGITPVFLVPIHDSANADIIVLSDRPWLLHAARHSLAYSSISFLPASHVTPVSSVDCPNGLLFVADSCLHLVEMVHGKRLNAQKFSIGGTPRKVLYHNESRTLLVLRTGLSGASCSSDIVQVDPQNGVLLSRYKCEPGETAKCMQITKIGSDQVLVVGTSRSAGRPMMSNGEAESSTKGRLIVLSLEAVESPRESSSFIPTSSFNPSSHSGSPFHEIMGYTTEEFSSNSLCSSPDEFCCNQIQAEQMAGHLRSLSHATLSGAVLAVYPYLDRYVLAAAGNTIYVFGFANENPHRMKKCAVGRTRFTITCLKTFASRIAVGDCRDGVLFYSYNESLRKLELIYSDPAQRLVGDIALLNCETAVVSDRRGSISVLSSTRLEVSESPQKNLAVNCSFYMGETAMSIQKAAFRYRLPIDDDTDPVLESAYDCIVASTLLGSLFVMIPLTSEEHRLLQDVQERLSVHPLTAPVLGNDHAEFRQRGIPSGVPPILDGDMLVQFLELTGEQQQAILAHALPGKGPRRPVSVFEVLRTLERVHYALN
- the LOC112880072 gene encoding splicing factor 3B subunit 3 isoform X2, with the protein product MEASTADAGGASASSAAASSSSGPSTSASASVSADAGATHYLAKRVLRGSAVLHVAEGCFRSPDSADVVLAKETSLELVAVGDDGVLKSICEQDMFGIVKDIGVLQWHSRHIGLIPQIEHKDLLVVLSDSGKLSLLYFCPEMHRFFAIANIELSKPGNLRHQLGRVLAIDRESSFVAVSAYEDKFALIHISVCQSPHGSGRGAIYDKKYFYPPENEEDVRTVSGASRTSIRGTIWTMRFISTSQGEEYYPVLAMIINRKGSDVNDLSLFGHDSSSGVISHISSYSEIGPLAIDISEIPEMLGFALLFRVGDALLLDLRNPRNVCCIRRISLTTSLIGEPVTVEDSCPGLDVDDDVAACALLELRDSANNILKDDGYMDIDGVDSRGSVKSRIVCSWSWEPPDPIRQGWARLLFCLDDGEFHILEFTSDVEGVKLYTFEYVDRSLPCKPLLWMKNRMIIGFVEMGDGMIFKLGHRRLFLKSTIQNVAPILDLAIADYHGEKQDQMFACCGMCPEGSLRVLRNGVNVEKLLRTEAIYQGVAGLWTLRMKTNDAYHSFLVLSFVEETRILSVGLSFNDISDAVGFQPDVCTLACGLLADGLLVQIHSKGVKLCLPTVYAHPEGAPLTSPICTNWYPDVTISVGAVGHNIVVVATSNPCCLYVLGVRSSSSYQYELYERQHVQLQYEVSCISIPQEGLRSDNVTLSGGEHDDFCNNPSANVNVRKFAVIGTHKPSVEIISVEPGEALRLLTIGTISVNNALGAPVSGCIPENVRFVAAERFYILAGLRNGMLLRFESEASERYFPGSFYKDSSIPSVTAFLQLISIRRIGITPVFLVPIHDSANADIIVLSDRPWLLHAARHSLAYSSISFLPASHVTPVSSVDCPNGLLFVADSCLHLVEMVHGKRLNAQKFSIGGTPRKVLYHNESRTLLVLRTGLSGASCSSDIVQVDPQNGVLLSRYKCEPGETAKCMQITKIGSDQVLVVGTSRSAGRPMMSNGEAESTKGRLIVLSLEAVESPRESSSFIPTSSFNPSSHSGSPFHEIMGYTTEEFSSNSLCSSPDEFCCNQIQAEQMAGHLRSLSHATLSGAVLAVYPYLDRYVLAAAGNTIYVFGFANENPHRMKKCAVGRTRFTITCLKTFASRIAVGDCRDGVLFYSYNESLRKLELIYSDPAQRLVGDIALLNCETAVVSDRRGSISVLSSTRLEVSESPQKNLAVNCSFYMGETAMSIQKAAFRYRLPIDDDTDPVLESAYDCIVASTLLGSLFVMIPLTSEEHRLLQDVQERLSVHPLTAPVLGNDHAEFRQRGIPSGVPPILDGDMLVQFLELTGEQQQAILAHALPGKGPRRPVSVFEVLRTLERVHYALN
- the LOC112880072 gene encoding splicing factor 3B subunit 3 isoform X1 gives rise to the protein MEASTADAGGASASSAAASSSSGPSTSASASVSADAGATHYLAKRVLRGSAVLHVAEGCFRSPDSADVVLAKETSLELVAVGDDGVLKSICEQDMFGIVKDIGVLQWHSRHIGLIPQIEHKDLLVVLSDSGKLSLLYFCPEMHRFFAIANIELSKPGNLRHQLGRVLAIDRESSFVAVSAYEDKFALIHISVCQSPHGSGRGAIYDKKYFYPPENEEDVRTVSGASRTSIRGTIWTMRFISTSQGEEYYPVLAMIINRKGSDVNDLSLFGHDSSSGVISHISSYSEIGPLAIDISEIPEMLGFALLFRVGDALLLDLRNPRNVCCIRRISLTTSLIGEPVTVEDSCPGLDVDDDVAACALLELRDSANNILKDDGYMDIDGVDSRGSVKSRIVCSWSWEPPDPIRQGWARLLFCLDDGEFHILEFTSDVEGVKLYTFEYVDRSLPCKPLLWMKNRMIIGFVEMGDGMIFKLGHRRLFLKSTIQNVAPILDLAIADYHGEKQDQMFACCGMCPEGSLRVLRNGVNVEKLLRTEAIYQGVAGLWTLRMKTNDAYHSFLVLSFVEETRILSVGLSFNDISDAVGFQPDVCTLACGLLADGLLVQIHSKGVKLCLPTVYAHPEGAPLTSPICTNWYPDVTISVGAVGHNIVVVATSNPCCLYVLGVRSSSSYQYELYERQHVQLQYEVSCISIPQEGLRSDNVTLSGGEHDDFCNNPSANVNVRKFAVIGTHKPSVEIISVEPGEALRLLTIGTISVNNALGAPVSGCIPENVRFVAAERFYILAGLRNGMLLRFESEASERYFPGSFYKDSSIPSVTAFLQLISIRRIGITPVFLVPIHDSANADIIVLSDRPWLLHAARHSLAYSSISFLPASHVTPVSSVDCPNGLLFVADSCLHLVEMVHGKRLNAQKFSIGGTPRKVLYHNESRTLLVLRTGLSGASCSSDIVQVDPQNGVLLSRYKCEPGETAKCMQITKIGSDQVLVVGTSRSAGRPMMSNGEAESSTKGRLIVLSLEAVESPRESSSFIPTSSFNPSSHSGSPFHEIMGYTTEEFSSNSLCSSPDEFCCNQIQAEQMAGHLRSLSHATLSGAVLAVYPYLDRYVLAAAGNTIYVFGFANENPHRMKKCAVGRTRFTITCLKTFASRIAVGDCRDGVLFYSYNESLRKLELIYSDPAQRLVGDIALLNCETAVVSDRRGSISVLSSTRLEVSESPQKNLAVNCSFYMGETAMSIQKAAFRYRLPIDDDTDPVLESAYDCIVASTLLGSLFVMIPLTSEEHRLLQDVQERLSVHPLTAPVLGNDHAEFRQRGIPSGVPPILDGDMLVQFLELTGEQQQAILAHALPGKGPRRPVSVFEVLRTLERVHYALN